The genomic segment GTCACCATGCGGATGGTCTGCGTCAGCGGCAGCGCATTCTCGCCGTCGGACAGAACGAACGGCGCATGGATCAGGCTGAACGGCACATAGTCCGACGACAGCACATCGAGCACACCGGCGGTGGCCAGCTCGCGGGCCGAGATATTGCCGGAATGGGATTTGCCACGCACGATATTCGGCGCACCCATGAGAACCGACATGCCTGCAGCGTGTGACGCTTGCGCGGCTTCGATGCTGGTGGGGAATTCAGCGACCTGCACCCCGAAGGCTTTCGATTCCGCCACATGTTCCAAGGTCGCATCGTCATGACTGGCGGTGGCGATGCCGCTGTCATTGCAATATTCGGCGATCGTGCGGCGGTGCCGCGCCGAATAGCGATCCGAGGCTGCCTTTCGCCGATCGGCGAAGACCGCAAAGGCTTCATCGCTCAAGCCGCGCTTCTTCTTGTAGTAGAGCGCATATTGTTCAAACGTCTGGAATTGCCGTTGGCCGGGCGCATGATCCATCAGCGAAGCCAGACGCACATTGCGATCGGTCTTGAAGTCTTCGAACTGGTCCAGAACGTCTTCGGACGAGACTTCACAGCGCAGGTGGATCAGGTGATCGGCACGCAGCCGCTCTTCCTCACGGGCGGTTTCCAGGGCGTTGGCCACCTCACGCATTTCACCGCGCAGAAAGCCGCCCTCTTCGTCTGACCCGAGCCGCAGACAGTCGAGAACGGTGGTGATCCCGGAAGCCGCCACTTGCGCGTCATGGGCCTGAATGGCGGCGAGACTGTCCCAGCGCACGCCGGGGCGCGGCGAATAATGCGATTCCAGATGGTCCGTATGCAGTTCGACGAGACCGGGCATGACATAGTCGCCCTCCATGTCCTCGCCGATATTCGACGTGCCTTGATCGATGGCGGCAATCATGCCGTCGCGCAGCAGGATCGTGCCGGTGACGATCTCGTCCTCGAGGACGATGCACGCATTCTTGATGACAGTTTCACGAGACATTTCAGGCATACCTTCTGGCTTCGGTCCTGCCGAAGCGATGCACACTGTGGACGTTGAAGGGGGCGCCGCGTTCGGGCTCGACGAACAGGGTGATGCTGTCGACGGAAACCGGCGCGGCAATAATCGGAGAAAAATAGCTTGCGAGCGCCGTCTCAAGACCGTCGGTGGCGTCGGCGACCGAGCCGGTCAGGGTCATGTGGAAGCGAAACTCGTCGCGCACATAGGGATAGCCATAGCGCACCAGATAATTGAATTGGCGCGGTGACAGCCCGACCAGGCTGCGGCGCTCGATTTCGCCCTCGCTCAGCGGCGCCCGCAGCGTGTTGAAATGATCGACCGCCGACCAGGCCAGATCATCGAGCTGCTCGCAGGGAACCGCCGGGGTCAAAGCATAGAAATTGCCGAGGCGGGCAACCTCAAGCCGGGGAATCTGGAACGGCTCGCATGTGCCGGTAAAACCGGCGATCGAAGCGAGCAGATCTTGCTCGCTCACACCAGCTGCCAGATGAAACGGTGCAACCAGTGTCGCGTGGAAACCATAGCGTCGCGGCGCGGCGGTGTGATGCCAGAGATCCCTGGCCGTCAGCCCCTCATGATCGGTCGCCGGAATGGCTTCACCGCTGAAAACATCGCGACCGAGCCAAGCCTGCGCGGCGATCGTCAAGGGATCGGATTTTTCCGGCGTGAAATACACCGCGTAACGCATCAGATGAACACCTTTCGCAATTGCTGCGACAGCATGTCGATGATCGACACAGTCAACAGCATGATGATCAGCATGGCTGAGGCTTCCGGGTAGTAGAAGCCGCGAATGTTCTCGAACAGCACCTGGCCAATACCGCCAGCGCCGATGACACCGAGTACGGTGGCGGCACGGACATTGGATTCGAAGCGATAGAGCGCGTAGGACATCCACAGTGGGATGACCTGTGGAATGATACCGAAGATCACCTCCTGCAGGCGCGATGCGCCCGTGGCGCGGATCGCCTCGACAGGACGGGGATCGGTCGCCTCGACCGCCTCGGAGAACAGTTTCGCTAGAATACCGGTGGTATGAACGAACAGCGCCATGACGCCGGCGAACGGACCAAGACCGACCGCAACGACGAATAGAACGGCGAACACCAGTTCATGGATCGCCCGGCAGGCATCCATCAAGCGACGCACCGGCTGAACGATGTACCAGGGCGCGACGTTGCGTGCTGACAGAATGCCGAAAGGAATGGCGAGCACCGTCGCGAGGAACGTGCCCCACAAGGCGATCTGAATGGTCACGCCCATCTCGTGAATATAATAGCGCCATTCAG from the Beijerinckia sp. 28-YEA-48 genome contains:
- the phnE gene encoding phosphonate ABC transporter, permease protein PhnE: MSQLANLTADQPRAEIARDWTRTIWNALVWAVLAILLVWSWGPAEMSRWTFLFTDAGNMAQYARGFSHPNFAEWRYYIHEMGVTIQIALWGTFLATVLAIPFGILSARNVAPWYIVQPVRRLMDACRAIHELVFAVLFVVAVGLGPFAGVMALFVHTTGILAKLFSEAVEATDPRPVEAIRATGASRLQEVIFGIIPQVIPLWMSYALYRFESNVRAATVLGVIGAGGIGQVLFENIRGFYYPEASAMLIIMLLTVSIIDMLSQQLRKVFI
- a CDS encoding alpha-D-ribose 1-methylphosphonate 5-triphosphate diphosphatase — translated: MSRETVIKNACIVLEDEIVTGTILLRDGMIAAIDQGTSNIGEDMEGDYVMPGLVELHTDHLESHYSPRPGVRWDSLAAIQAHDAQVAASGITTVLDCLRLGSDEEGGFLRGEMREVANALETAREEERLRADHLIHLRCEVSSEDVLDQFEDFKTDRNVRLASLMDHAPGQRQFQTFEQYALYYKKKRGLSDEAFAVFADRRKAASDRYSARHRRTIAEYCNDSGIATASHDDATLEHVAESKAFGVQVAEFPTSIEAAQASHAAGMSVLMGAPNIVRGKSHSGNISARELATAGVLDVLSSDYVPFSLIHAPFVLSDGENALPLTQTIRMVTATPARAVGLDDRGRIAVNLRADLVRVKRVSGVPVVRSVWREGQRVA
- a CDS encoding DUF1045 domain-containing protein, yielding MRYAVYFTPEKSDPLTIAAQAWLGRDVFSGEAIPATDHEGLTARDLWHHTAAPRRYGFHATLVAPFHLAAGVSEQDLLASIAGFTGTCEPFQIPRLEVARLGNFYALTPAVPCEQLDDLAWSAVDHFNTLRAPLSEGEIERRSLVGLSPRQFNYLVRYGYPYVRDEFRFHMTLTGSVADATDGLETALASYFSPIIAAPVSVDSITLFVEPERGAPFNVHSVHRFGRTEARRYA